In Candidatus Defluviibacterium haderslevense, the following are encoded in one genomic region:
- a CDS encoding T9SS type A sorting domain-containing protein, with product MGQIRNILFCILICNVSSNIAQDTWNRKHTNLQFNIADVTISNEGFYYVNAKDKSSVFESRDHGISWTDVSDHEFKYDRIWFYKKNLFIGANKNLFYTNCNSACTIFKYEQGVFKRSLVQFPISTDGLGFNLAGEYFYSNSRGVYPVLENWRPDLANIIFIAPNRIIKVSYFSADQNYVITSNDKVINDSIVVYKLNTGSGQVEMYSHLQINTNLRKEDIHITEAGDILFAINNQLLLADHRTPDIFEEVKLDSALNILKVEQIGRIANGQIFVLTDKGIYINSNLGLNHWTKLINLSLNIPSKIDKIVIHDTLNAILTVTDECDYTEAYFFIPSTLDWKLVNLNIDVNTFESLTKDNNNILYAYHNCYFKYSEDDGVNWNFLSINGEPVEQITTNKNGDAVAAVNQKIFILDKFSGLWKIANNTIFKIPNLKLKYFIKSGSELFIEGALGDFDSPNAKYFLFHSSDGGMNWSKINAFRKSAYYNYSGLSISVLENNTWIGHGDIVDTIVSSNDLGLTWNIDPLFENFSRARNIIQLPDNRKIICGRYKKKYGAYISSTSNEYELMNSYFENKIFDIYYIGPNFIFGNASYNDGVFFSTDLGKNITIDESGMAPNTFDQRYYYGLLYDEEQKIYVSLGFDGLYKATKNIFTSSKDLRPLMHSKFLKVNFDQSELQITMVDENVDFRSIKFEILNQLGQLIKQGKFEYKSNSINIQQALSGIYYFKVIYPNQSSEAIKFIKY from the coding sequence GTGGGCCAAATCCGTAACATATTATTTTGTATATTAATCTGCAATGTTTCATCAAACATTGCTCAAGATACTTGGAATCGTAAGCATACGAATTTGCAATTTAATATTGCAGATGTGACGATTTCAAATGAAGGATTTTATTATGTAAACGCTAAAGATAAATCTTCCGTATTTGAATCAAGGGATCATGGTATTAGTTGGACTGATGTTTCAGATCATGAATTCAAATATGATAGAATTTGGTTTTATAAAAAAAATTTATTTATAGGCGCTAATAAAAATCTATTTTATACCAATTGTAATTCAGCGTGTACTATATTTAAATATGAACAAGGCGTTTTCAAGAGGAGTTTAGTGCAATTTCCCATTTCCACTGATGGCTTGGGATTTAATCTTGCAGGAGAATATTTTTATTCTAATTCAAGAGGTGTTTATCCTGTATTAGAAAATTGGAGACCGGATTTAGCTAATATCATATTTATAGCTCCCAATAGAATTATTAAAGTAAGTTATTTTAGTGCAGATCAAAATTATGTAATCACATCAAATGATAAAGTAATTAATGATAGTATTGTAGTGTATAAATTGAATACAGGCTCAGGGCAAGTTGAAATGTATTCTCATTTGCAAATTAATACAAATTTACGAAAAGAAGATATTCATATTACAGAAGCTGGTGATATACTTTTTGCAATAAATAATCAATTGTTACTTGCAGATCATCGCACACCTGATATTTTTGAGGAAGTTAAATTGGATTCAGCTCTAAATATTTTAAAAGTAGAACAAATAGGCCGAATCGCAAATGGACAAATATTTGTGCTTACTGACAAAGGGATTTATATTAATTCTAATTTGGGTCTAAATCATTGGACCAAATTAATAAATCTAAGTTTAAATATACCTTCCAAAATTGATAAAATAGTAATACATGATACATTAAATGCAATTTTAACGGTTACAGATGAATGTGATTACACTGAAGCTTATTTTTTTATACCCTCAACTTTAGATTGGAAATTAGTAAATTTAAATATTGATGTAAATACTTTTGAAAGCTTAACCAAAGATAATAACAATATACTATATGCTTATCATAATTGTTATTTTAAATATAGTGAAGATGATGGTGTGAATTGGAATTTTTTATCTATTAATGGGGAGCCTGTCGAACAGATAACAACGAATAAAAATGGGGATGCTGTTGCAGCGGTAAATCAAAAAATATTTATCTTGGACAAATTTTCAGGATTGTGGAAAATTGCAAATAACACCATCTTTAAAATTCCAAATCTTAAATTGAAGTATTTTATTAAATCTGGATCAGAACTTTTTATAGAAGGGGCATTAGGCGACTTTGATAGTCCTAATGCTAAATATTTTTTATTTCATTCATCTGATGGAGGCATGAATTGGAGTAAAATTAATGCTTTTAGAAAATCTGCTTATTATAATTATTCTGGACTTAGTATTTCAGTTTTGGAAAATAATACATGGATTGGACATGGAGATATTGTAGATACGATTGTGTCAAGCAATGATCTTGGTTTAACATGGAATATTGATCCATTGTTTGAAAATTTTTCTAGAGCAAGAAATATTATTCAATTGCCGGATAATCGTAAAATTATATGTGGAAGATATAAAAAGAAATATGGAGCTTATATTTCTAGTACATCTAATGAATATGAATTAATGAATTCCTATTTTGAAAACAAAATTTTTGATATTTACTATATAGGTCCAAATTTTATCTTTGGAAATGCATCATATAACGATGGTGTTTTTTTTAGTACCGATTTAGGCAAAAATATTACCATAGATGAAAGTGGAATGGCTCCAAATACTTTTGATCAAAGATATTATTATGGTTTATTGTATGATGAGGAACAAAAAATTTATGTTTCATTGGGTTTTGATGGTTTGTACAAAGCTACTAAAAATATTTTTACTTCAAGTAAAGACCTTAGACCTTTAATGCATAGTAAATTCCTTAAAGTCAATTTTGATCAAAGTGAGTTACAAATCACAATGGTTGATGAAAATGTAGATTTTCGATCTATTAAATTTGAAATTTTAAATCAATTAGGTCAATTAATCAAGCAAGGAAAATTTGAATACAAAAGTAATTCTATAAATATTCAACAAGCTCTATCTGGCATCTATTATTTTAAAGTAATTTATCCAAATCAATCTAGCGAAGCTATAAAATTTATTAAGTATTAA
- a CDS encoding thioredoxin family protein: MQSILLSKSFFSVVFCLFSMAISLNAQAYKAENEGWLVDLNEAYSQSKKTGKPIMANFTGSDWCGWCKRLTAAVFSKPEFKTWAAKNVILLELDFPRGKAIPEKIKNQNADLQRAFNVSGFPTVWVFDLEKDAKNNTYQIGSLGKIGYVPTVEEFTTGVGQMLEKRTK; the protein is encoded by the coding sequence ATGCAATCTATCCTTCTTTCAAAATCATTTTTTTCTGTTGTTTTTTGTTTGTTCTCTATGGCTATATCTTTGAATGCTCAAGCTTATAAAGCTGAGAACGAAGGCTGGTTGGTAGATTTAAATGAAGCATACAGTCAATCTAAGAAAACGGGCAAGCCTATTATGGCTAACTTTACAGGTAGCGATTGGTGTGGATGGTGTAAAAGACTTACTGCCGCAGTTTTTTCCAAACCTGAATTCAAAACCTGGGCTGCTAAAAATGTCATTTTATTGGAGCTAGATTTTCCAAGAGGTAAAGCTATACCTGAGAAAATTAAAAACCAAAATGCTGACTTACAACGCGCATTTAATGTATCCGGATTCCCTACAGTTTGGGTTTTTGATCTCGAAAAAGATGCCAAAAACAATACCTATCAAATTGGATCTTTAGGTAAAATCGGATACGTACCTACAGTAGAAGAATTTACTACGGGTGTAGGTCAAATGTTGGAAAAACGAACTAAATAA
- a CDS encoding glycosyltransferase family 39 protein: MNQLMLRLTNLKPLLPLLLSFIAAILLALLAYYVPVHEWDESRNGINAIEMLGNGDWLNLHYAGKVDTWNAKPPLLIWCIALSFKIFGISVFALRIPSIICGALFIYFFYLTSRLFIKPSITIAITIGLIFTKIFYLDHIGFTADFDGMLNLIIIMATYFYFKFILTQQSKFLHFASLILGIGFWVKGPAIILFCIPVLIHYLITTYKSFNLKRSLIALGWFLILPLLWIFLILLFGKPHDGGFYGQSGNAIHTLLFNDLVGRALDSDFPNAQPVWYQFFSFVNIYFQLFEAFIYICLGYLIFLYYKSGKTIPTFYLFSGIVFIIYMICISLMKETHRWYIAPISASVFWILSMVFNWGKSRWLYAIFYLLIAINFGDFLMNSRIMKEVNGPEQKFFDTVSTLDSITFLPYFSQRIFFIARSNHTPIDFFYHPGDEHVICSIKHFEKFVEQFPSLCDMHIIATGKDYLLLDH; the protein is encoded by the coding sequence ATGAATCAACTGATGCTTAGATTAACGAATTTGAAACCCCTATTACCATTACTATTAAGTTTTATTGCTGCAATTTTATTGGCCCTATTAGCCTATTATGTTCCTGTTCATGAATGGGATGAATCCAGAAATGGGATCAATGCCATTGAAATGTTGGGAAATGGTGATTGGCTCAACCTCCATTATGCAGGAAAAGTCGACACCTGGAATGCGAAACCACCTTTGCTTATATGGTGCATAGCATTATCGTTTAAAATATTTGGAATCAGTGTATTTGCCTTAAGAATTCCCAGCATTATTTGCGGGGCATTATTTATTTACTTTTTCTATCTGACTTCCAGACTTTTTATTAAACCAAGCATCACTATTGCAATAACTATTGGTTTAATCTTTACTAAAATATTTTATTTAGATCATATTGGATTTACGGCAGACTTTGATGGAATGCTCAATTTGATCATCATCATGGCTACCTATTTTTATTTTAAATTTATACTAACTCAGCAATCCAAATTCTTACACTTTGCTTCCTTAATATTGGGTATAGGATTCTGGGTAAAAGGGCCTGCAATAATATTATTTTGCATACCAGTATTGATTCACTATTTAATAACTACATATAAATCATTTAATCTTAAAAGAAGTTTAATTGCTCTTGGCTGGTTTTTGATTTTACCATTATTATGGATATTCTTAATTTTATTATTTGGCAAACCACATGATGGAGGATTCTACGGACAGAGTGGAAATGCCATTCACACATTGCTTTTCAATGATTTAGTAGGACGCGCATTAGATTCGGATTTTCCAAACGCTCAACCGGTTTGGTATCAATTTTTTTCATTTGTCAATATCTATTTCCAATTGTTTGAAGCTTTCATATATATATGTTTAGGGTATTTGATTTTTCTGTATTATAAATCAGGCAAGACTATACCTACATTTTATTTATTTTCAGGAATCGTTTTTATCATTTATATGATTTGCATTTCACTTATGAAGGAAACACATAGATGGTATATTGCCCCCATTTCAGCTTCCGTTTTTTGGATACTTTCCATGGTATTCAATTGGGGTAAATCGAGATGGTTGTATGCTATTTTTTATTTGCTAATTGCAATCAATTTTGGAGATTTTCTCATGAATTCCAGAATCATGAAAGAGGTCAACGGCCCAGAACAAAAATTCTTTGATACAGTGTCAACATTGGATAGCATCACTTTCCTACCCTATTTTTCACAAAGGATATTTTTTATTGCGCGATCGAATCATACGCCAATAGATTTTTTCTATCATCCAGGAGATGAACATGTGATCTGCTCGATAAAACACTTTGAAAAATTTGTAGAACAGTTTCCTTCACTCTGCGACATGCATATAATCGCAACTGGCAAAGACTATTTACTTTTGGATCATTGA
- a CDS encoding M23 family metallopeptidase has protein sequence MRSEKYEYNPQTLQFEKVKITKKSVLLRVFTFLSSVIVTTLLFYFMTSEYFPSPREKALKKEITQMDYQFLLMKDQLERANKVLTNLQNRDAKVHRVLFGMDPIDPSVWNGGVGGHDPYAWTSQLRNSSGTVKDVKQYLDKLERQIYLQSKSLDTIEKLTRTREDMIASIPSIKPVRLDHLSRGVQQLSGFGIRLHPVHKVNKMHAGIDFTAPEGTSIQSTGDGKVIRIENKPSGYGKSVLISHGFGYETLYAHMQSIKVREGQKVKKGEIIGTIGNTGTSTGAHCHYEVHFNKKPVNPIHYCLDGLTPLEYQEMVEKAEIANQSFD, from the coding sequence GTGAGATCTGAAAAATATGAATATAATCCCCAGACCCTCCAATTTGAGAAGGTCAAAATAACCAAGAAGTCTGTACTCCTTAGGGTTTTTACTTTCTTGTCATCAGTTATTGTTACCACTTTATTGTTTTACTTCATGACCTCTGAGTATTTCCCATCCCCTCGGGAAAAGGCACTTAAGAAAGAAATCACTCAAATGGATTATCAGTTTTTATTAATGAAGGACCAATTGGAACGTGCTAATAAAGTATTAACAAATCTTCAAAATAGAGATGCCAAAGTGCATAGGGTATTATTTGGCATGGACCCTATAGATCCTTCCGTTTGGAATGGTGGGGTTGGAGGACACGATCCATATGCTTGGACTAGCCAACTGAGAAATTCCAGTGGTACTGTTAAAGACGTCAAACAATATTTAGATAAGCTGGAACGACAGATATATCTTCAATCTAAATCTTTAGACACGATTGAGAAATTAACCCGTACCCGCGAAGACATGATCGCCAGTATCCCTTCTATTAAGCCCGTAAGATTGGATCATTTATCAAGAGGCGTTCAACAATTATCAGGTTTTGGAATCAGGCTCCATCCAGTGCATAAAGTTAATAAAATGCATGCTGGAATAGACTTCACTGCACCCGAAGGCACTTCTATTCAAAGTACAGGTGATGGAAAGGTTATTCGAATCGAAAATAAACCATCAGGATATGGTAAATCGGTATTGATTAGTCATGGATTTGGCTATGAAACATTATATGCCCATATGCAATCCATTAAAGTGCGGGAAGGTCAAAAGGTGAAAAAAGGTGAAATTATTGGTACGATAGGTAATACTGGAACTTCCACAGGTGCCCATTGCCATTATGAAGTCCACTTCAATAAAAAACCAGTAAATCCTATTCATTACTGTCTTGATGGCCTAACGCCTCTGGAGTATCAGGAAATGGTCGAAAAAGCAGAAATTGCAAACCAATCTTTTGATTAA